GCGCGGCCGACGGTGGCCCGGTGCTGGTGAGCGAGCACGTGTTCCCGGCGCATCTCACCGAGTTCGTGGTGGACCTGCCCCACGCCGAGGCCTCCATCGCCCCCACCGGCTTGCGCCTGGTGGAGTGACCGCGCCCCTCCGGCCAGGCCGGGCCGGGGCGCAGGGACGCGGCGCCGAGGCCCGGCGCCGGCCGGCGATCAGCGGGTGGTGGTCGTGGTGGTGAGCTGGTTCTGCAGCTCTTGGACGAAGTCGGGGTTGGCGAGGAGGTACACCAGCCAGCCGACCGAAACGACCAGCCCGACGATCCCGCAGACCAACCCGGCGGTGGCCAGCCCGGAGCCGCCCAGCAGGCCCCCGCTGGTCGCGATCCTGCGCCGGGCCGCCACCGAGAGCCCGATCGCCACCGGCCCCAGCACGATCCCTAGGCAGCCCGCCAACCCGCACAGCAGGGAGAAGATGCCCACCACCAGGGCCGCCACGGCCATCGGCTCGTTCTGCGGGCGCGTCCACCCGCCAGCGCCGTAGGGCCCCGGGGACCAGGTGGGTGCCCCGGGAGCGCCGTGCGGCGAGGCGGCCGGCGGCCCCCACGCCCCCGCAGGCGCGGGCGGCGGGCCGGCGGTCGCACCCTGCCCGTAGTCGGGCACCCACTGGCCGGAGCGAGCGGGGCTCGACGGCTGCGCCCAACCCGGCCGGGTGGGGTCCGCGGCGTCGGGCGTCCCGGCCCCCGGGGCTGACGGCGTCGGGGTCGCGCCTGGCGCCGGAGCGCCGGGGACGTCCTGGTCAGGTTCGCGATCGGGGTCTCGCGGCCACCAGCTGTCGGGCCGCTCCTGCTCGGTCATGTGACCCGCCAGGCTACCGGCGGGGCGGGGTGCGGGTGGCCGTCCGCTCACCGGCGAGCAGGAGCACCCCGAGCAGCGCCACCGCCGGGACGACCACGACCAGCACCTCGACCCACGACGGCAGGGCGGGACGGGTCGCGAGCAGCGCCAGCGCCGCGAGGGCCATGAACAGCCCGTTGCGAGCCACGGCCAACCACGACAGCGGCCGGGTGGCCACGTCACCGAAGCAGTTGCAGGGCGCAGCGACACCGGCCCGCAGGCGCCGGACCAGGAAGGTGGTGAAGAACACCAGCAGCACCAGCGCGATCAAGCCGCCGGCGGCGGGCACCACCAGCAGCAGCACCACCGTCGCCAGCTCCGGGAGGGGCAGGATCCGCCCGGTAGCGGGTGCGTTCGGCACTCCGAGCGCTTCGAAGGACTCGACCGTGGACTCGGGGTCGCGCAGCTTGGCCACCGCGGCCAGGGCGAAGAATGCGGCGAGGGTCACCGCCGCCGTGTAGCCGATCCCATCAGGGGTCATCGGCCCCATGATTGCAGGGCCGGCCCGGTGCTCAGGCGGTGGCCACCCGGCGGGCCGCGCCGGCGGTGATGCGCTCCACCCGCTCCCGGGGCACGATGTGCCACAGGTGCTCGATCGCCGACTCCCAGCCGTCGAGCAGGTCCTGACCCCGGAGCGAGCCGGTGAGCGACACGTGGCGCTCCACCAGCCAGCGCAGCTCCTCCACGTCGTCGTGGTCGGGCCGGAGCACCTCCACCAGGTCCTGGTTGACCCGGGTCATCACCCGCTCGGGCATCGGGTCCCACACGAACGCCTCGCCCCCGGTCATCCCCGCGCCAAGGTTGTAGCCGATGCGGCCCAGCACCACGACCGTCCCACCGGTCATGTACTCGCAGCAGTGGTCGCCGACCGCCTCGACCACCGCCAGCGCGCCCGAGTTGCGCACAGCGAACCGCTCGCCCGCGGCCCCCGCCACGAACAGCTCGCCACCCGTCGCGCCGTACAGACAGGTGTTGCCGGCCATGACGGTGGAGGATCCGGTCTGGCGCCGCTCCACCACCAGCGAGTCGTTGGCCGCGCCGAGCAGGTCGAGCTCCACCCCGTGGGTGAGGAAGGCACCGAAGCTCTGGCCGGCGGTGCCCTCGAAGCGCACGTGCGCGGTGCCCCGTGGCGGCAGGGAGCCGAACTCGAGGGCGATGGCTCCGGACAGGGCGGTGCCGACGGCCCGGTCCGCGTTGGTGATCGGGTAGGAGAGCGACAGCTCGTCGCCGTCCCACACGCCGCGGAACGCGTCCGCCAGCAGGCGGTCGCCGAGCTCTGAGCGGGGATGCTGCAGCGCCACCCGCTCCACGAAGCGCCTCGGCTCGTCCGGGTGCTCGGGTGGTGCCAGCACCGGGGTGAGGTCGAACGCGTCAGCCCGGGGATCACCCGTGGTGCGCTGCCGCAGCAGCTCGACCCGGCCGATCACCTCGTCGAGCGATCGGGCGCCGAGGCGCGCCAGGTGGCGGCGGACGTCCTCCGCGACGAAGAGCAGGTAGGCCGCGACGCCCTCCGGCGTGCCGCTGAAGTTGGCCCGCAGGTGCGGGCGTTGCGTGGCCACGCCCGGCTTGCAGGTGTCCCGGTGGCAGGCCCGGAGCATGATGCACCCCTCGGCGATCATCACCGCGGTGCCGAAGGAGTACTCGTCCGCGCCGAGCAGGGCGGCGATCACCACCTGCCGGCCGGTCTTGAAGCCGCCGTCGACCCGGACCCGGGCCCGGGAGCGCAGGCCGTTGTCGACCAGGGCCCGCTGGGTGTCCGCCAGGCCGATCTCCCAGGGCATCCCGGCGTGCTTGATGGATGAGAGCGGGCTGGCACCGGTGCCCCCGTTCGCGCCGGAGATGTGCACGACGTCGGCCAGCGCCTTCACCACCCCGGCCGCGATGGTCCCCACCCCGTCCTCGGCCACCAGCTTCACGGAGACTTCCGCCGCGTTCACCTGTTTGAGGTCGTAGATGAGCTGGGCCAGGTCCTCGATGGAGTAGATGTCGTGGTGCGGTGGCGGTGAGATGAGCCCCACGCCGGGCTGCGTGTAGCGCAGGCGGGCGATCTCCGGGGAGACCTTGTGGCCGGGCAGCTGTCCCCCCTCACCGGGTTTCGAGCCCTGCGCGATCTTGATCTGCACCTCGTCGGCGAAGGCCAGGTACTCGGGGGTGACCCCGAACCGCCCGGAGGCCACCTGCTTGATGCGGGAGTTCTTGTCCAGCCGGCCGAGGCCCCGGGTGCGGTAGCGCTCGGGGTCCTCACCGCCCTCCCCGCAGTTCGAGCGGGCGCCGAGCAGGTTCATGGCCTGCGCCAGGGTCTCGTGCGCCTCCTTGGACAGTGCGCCGTGCGACATGGCCCCGGTCGAGAACCGCCGCACGATCGCGGAGGCCGGCTCGACCTCCTCGAGGGGTACGGGATCACCCAGCGGGACCGCCTCCAGCAGGTCGTGCAGCTCGATGGGATCCCGCTCGTCCACCAGCCGGGCGAACTGCTCGTACAGGCCGTCGTCCTCGCCCCGGATGGCTCGCTGCAGAAGGTGGGCAGCGGCCATGTCGGCCACCATCGGGTCCGCCTCGACGAGGGGCGGGGTCTCCTGCACCAGGGTGAGGTCGTTGAGGGCCTGCACGACCTCCTTGGAGTGGGCGTGGGGCTCGCCGCCCTTGCGGACCCGGAAGAACCCGGGGGAGTCCAGCTCCACCTGCTCCGTGCCGTAGGCCTTGGCGTGCAGGGCCAGCACGTCACGTCCCAGCTCTTCCCACCCGATGCCGCCCACGATCGAGGGCGTGCCCCGGAAGCACACCTCCACCACCTCCGGGCCGAGTCCGAGCACCTCGAAGATCTGCGCGCCCCGGTAGGAGTCGACGGTGCTGATCCCCATCTTGGAGAGGATCTTCAGCACCCCGGCCTCCAGGGCTGCCCGCAGGCGGTCCTGGGCCTCGGAGCCGACCAGGGACTCGCTGTCGTCCGCGTCGGCCTCGGCGGCCACGGTGGCCAGTGCCAGGCGCGGGCAGACCGCGTCCGCGCCGTAGCCGATCAGCGCCGCCACCGCGTGCACGTCGCGGGCGTCGTCCGCGATCACCACGATGCTGGTGTCGGCTCGGCGGCGCTCCTCGACCAGGCGGTGCTGCACCGCTCCGCAGGCCAGCAGGGAGGGGATCGGCGCCCGCTCGGGACCGACGCGGTCCTGGTCGATGATGAGGATCCCCGCTCCGTCGGCGACCGCCCGGGCCGCCCGGTCGGCGAGCCCCCGCACACCGGCCTCCAAGCCGGCCGGGCCGTCGGCGGCGGCGAAGGTGGCGTCGAGCACCGCGGTGGTGAACGGGTTGCGCTCGGGGTCGTGCAGCCAGTCGATGGCCGAGGGGAACAGGAAGAACGAGTCGAGCGCGAGCAACCGGGCACGCTCGGGGCGCTCCTCGAGCAGCGGCCCCCGGGGTCCGAGCAGGGCCCGCAGGCTCATGACCAACCGTTCCCGGAGGGGATCGATGGGCGGGTTGGTCACCTGCGCGAAACGCTGCCGCAGGAAGTGGTGCACCGGCCGGGGCCGGCCGGCGATGGGGGGCAGCGGCGAGTCGTCGCCCATGGCGAAGGTCGGCTCGTGCCCTTCATGGGCCATGGGCTTGAGCACCATGGCCAGCTCTTCCTTGTTGTAGCCGTGGGCGGCCTGGCGGCGGAGCAGGTCGGGTAGCGGGTCCACCATCGGAGCGCCCGCCCGGACCCGCCGGAACCCCTCCGCCGCCCACTGCGCGTACGGCGCGTTGCGTGCCAGGACGTGCTTGAGGGCGTGGTTGCGCACCACCCCGTGCTCGGGGGTCACGAACAGCATGTGTCCCGGCCCCAGCCGGCCGCGCTCCACGCTGCCTCGCCCGCTCAGGTCGACCGCTCCGACCTCCGAGGCGCACACCACCAGCCCGTCCTCGCAGATCTCGTAGCGCAGCGGCCGCAAGCCGTTGCGGTCGAGCAGTGCCCCGACGCCTTCGCCGTCGGTGAAGATCACCCCCGCGGGCCCGTCCCAGGGCTCCATCAGCGCGGAGTGGTACTCGTAGAAGCCGCGCACCTCGGGGTCGAGGTCCCGGGTCTCCTCCCACGCCTCGGGCACCAGCATGGCCATGGCATGGCAGATGTGGCGGCCACCCCGCAGGAGCAACTCGGCGGCCTCGTCGAGCTTGGCGGAGTCCGAGCCCCGCGGGTCCAGCACGGGGACGAACAGCTCCTCGTCACCCAGCCCCGCCCGGTCCGTGCCGAGCCGCCCCCGGCCACGCATCCGCATCTCGTTGCCCTGGAGGGTGTTGATCTCGCCGTTGTGGCAGAGCAGGCGGAACGGCTGGGCCCGCTCCCAGGTGGGAAGGGTGTTGGTGGAGAACCGCTGGTGGAACACGACGAACGGCGAGGCGTACCGCTCGTCGTGAAGGTCCAGGTAGAAGTCGGCCAGGTGGTCCGCGGCGACCAGGCCCTTGTAGACGATCGTGCGGAACGAGCACGACACGACGTACGCGTCGGCGACGGTACGCTCGATCCGGCGCCGGAAGCGGTAGGCCTGGCGTTCGAGGTCTCCGGGGTCTTCGCCTGTTCCGCCAGCCGGGCCGTCCTGGGGGGCGCGCTCGACGATCGCGTGGAGGATCTCGGGCCGGGTGGCTCGGGCCATGGCGCCGAGCACCGAGTCGTCGGTTGGCGGGGTCCGCCAGTCGACGACCACCAGGCCTTCGTCGCGTGCCGCCTGCTCGACCGCCCGCTGCGGCAGCTCACCGCGGCAGAACAGCACCAGCACCCCTCGGCCCTCGCCGAACAGGGCCGGGGGGATGGCGGTGAGCACCCCGGTACCGTCCGAGGTGAGCGCGTCGGCGGCGACCGCGCCCCGGTGCTTCACGTGGGCCAGGCCCGACAGGCCGGCCTCGACGATCGATCGGTCGGTTCGCCCTGCGGCATCGGCTACGAAGCCGATGCCGCAGGCATCGAGCTCTCGCATGGGTTCACGTCCTTCGCGCGCGACCAGTGGGAGTGTGCGTGCCGGACGATCGGGGGTGCGTCCGTCGCAGCTGCGTCGGCGTCTATGCCGGTCTGGCTGCGGTGCCATGCCTC
The DNA window shown above is from Rhabdothermincola sediminis and carries:
- a CDS encoding MauE/DoxX family redox-associated membrane protein, which codes for MTPDGIGYTAAVTLAAFFALAAVAKLRDPESTVESFEALGVPNAPATGRILPLPELATVVLLLVVPAAGGLIALVLLVFFTTFLVRRLRAGVAAPCNCFGDVATRPLSWLAVARNGLFMALAALALLATRPALPSWVEVLVVVVPAVALLGVLLLAGERTATRTPPRR
- a CDS encoding DUF4190 domain-containing protein — encoded protein: MAVAALVVGIFSLLCGLAGCLGIVLGPVAIGLSVAARRRIATSGGLLGGSGLATAGLVCGIVGLVVSVGWLVYLLANPDFVQELQNQLTTTTTTR
- a CDS encoding glutamate synthase-related protein, with product MRELDACGIGFVADAAGRTDRSIVEAGLSGLAHVKHRGAVAADALTSDGTGVLTAIPPALFGEGRGVLVLFCRGELPQRAVEQAARDEGLVVVDWRTPPTDDSVLGAMARATRPEILHAIVERAPQDGPAGGTGEDPGDLERQAYRFRRRIERTVADAYVVSCSFRTIVYKGLVAADHLADFYLDLHDERYASPFVVFHQRFSTNTLPTWERAQPFRLLCHNGEINTLQGNEMRMRGRGRLGTDRAGLGDEELFVPVLDPRGSDSAKLDEAAELLLRGGRHICHAMAMLVPEAWEETRDLDPEVRGFYEYHSALMEPWDGPAGVIFTDGEGVGALLDRNGLRPLRYEICEDGLVVCASEVGAVDLSGRGSVERGRLGPGHMLFVTPEHGVVRNHALKHVLARNAPYAQWAAEGFRRVRAGAPMVDPLPDLLRRQAAHGYNKEELAMVLKPMAHEGHEPTFAMGDDSPLPPIAGRPRPVHHFLRQRFAQVTNPPIDPLRERLVMSLRALLGPRGPLLEERPERARLLALDSFFLFPSAIDWLHDPERNPFTTAVLDATFAAADGPAGLEAGVRGLADRAARAVADGAGILIIDQDRVGPERAPIPSLLACGAVQHRLVEERRRADTSIVVIADDARDVHAVAALIGYGADAVCPRLALATVAAEADADDSESLVGSEAQDRLRAALEAGVLKILSKMGISTVDSYRGAQIFEVLGLGPEVVEVCFRGTPSIVGGIGWEELGRDVLALHAKAYGTEQVELDSPGFFRVRKGGEPHAHSKEVVQALNDLTLVQETPPLVEADPMVADMAAAHLLQRAIRGEDDGLYEQFARLVDERDPIELHDLLEAVPLGDPVPLEEVEPASAIVRRFSTGAMSHGALSKEAHETLAQAMNLLGARSNCGEGGEDPERYRTRGLGRLDKNSRIKQVASGRFGVTPEYLAFADEVQIKIAQGSKPGEGGQLPGHKVSPEIARLRYTQPGVGLISPPPHHDIYSIEDLAQLIYDLKQVNAAEVSVKLVAEDGVGTIAAGVVKALADVVHISGANGGTGASPLSSIKHAGMPWEIGLADTQRALVDNGLRSRARVRVDGGFKTGRQVVIAALLGADEYSFGTAVMIAEGCIMLRACHRDTCKPGVATQRPHLRANFSGTPEGVAAYLLFVAEDVRRHLARLGARSLDEVIGRVELLRQRTTGDPRADAFDLTPVLAPPEHPDEPRRFVERVALQHPRSELGDRLLADAFRGVWDGDELSLSYPITNADRAVGTALSGAIALEFGSLPPRGTAHVRFEGTAGQSFGAFLTHGVELDLLGAANDSLVVERRQTGSSTVMAGNTCLYGATGGELFVAGAAGERFAVRNSGALAVVEAVGDHCCEYMTGGTVVVLGRIGYNLGAGMTGGEAFVWDPMPERVMTRVNQDLVEVLRPDHDDVEELRWLVERHVSLTGSLRGQDLLDGWESAIEHLWHIVPRERVERITAGAARRVATA